In a genomic window of Enterobacter asburiae:
- the hslJ gene encoding heat shock protein HslJ, with amino-acid sequence MKKLIALSVISLVLSGCVNPGKASVQPDQLKSHRFVLENVDGKAVKGMTAQPEIAFNALPDISLVDNISVSGQMCNRFNGQGKLSEGELKVKTLAMTRKLCTEPQLNELDQAIGDMLRKGAQVDLTEDQLTLATADKTLMFKRAE; translated from the coding sequence ATGAAAAAGCTCATTGCGTTAAGTGTTATCAGCCTTGTCCTTAGCGGCTGCGTTAATCCTGGCAAAGCATCTGTTCAGCCGGATCAGCTGAAGAGCCACCGTTTTGTGCTGGAAAACGTGGACGGCAAAGCCGTGAAGGGGATGACCGCGCAGCCTGAGATCGCTTTTAACGCGCTTCCCGATATCAGCCTCGTTGATAACATTAGCGTTTCCGGCCAGATGTGTAACCGCTTCAACGGGCAGGGAAAGCTGTCCGAAGGTGAGCTAAAAGTTAAAACGCTGGCGATGACCCGCAAACTTTGTACCGAACCGCAGCTTAACGAGCTGGATCAGGCCATCGGCGACATGCTGCGCAAAGGGGCGCAGGTCGACCTGACTGAAGACCAGCTGACGCTGGCAACGGCCGATAAGACGCTGATGTTTAAGCGCGCGGAGTAA
- a CDS encoding DUF2474 domain-containing protein: MQQPVWKRLLWLAIIWGGSVLALAAVSMLFRMLMTAAGFKSH; the protein is encoded by the coding sequence ATGCAACAACCTGTCTGGAAAAGATTGCTGTGGCTGGCCATTATCTGGGGCGGCAGCGTACTGGCGCTGGCAGCGGTCAGTATGCTCTTCCGTATGCTGATGACGGCTGCCGGGTTTAAATCTCATTAA
- the cydB gene encoding cytochrome d ubiquinol oxidase subunit II: protein MGIDLSIIWFVIIVFATLMYIVMDGFDLGIGILFPATQNADDRDVMVNSVAPVWDGNETWLVLGGAALFGAFPLAYAVIVDALTIPLTLMLIGLIFRGVAFEFRFKATPAHRPFWDKAFIGGSVLATFTQGVTVGAVINGFTVTGRAYTGGPFDWFTAFSLFCGAGLVVAYALLGSTWLVMKSENALQQRMREVSKTLLIVLLAFIAAISLWTPLAHPAIAARWFTLPNLFYLLPVPALVVMFSLYQWRCLSNPDSHTRPFILTLGLIFLGFSGLGISIWPHIIPPSITLWQAAAPTQSQGFMLVGALLIIPVILVYTFWSYYVFRGKVQPGEGYH, encoded by the coding sequence ATGGGTATCGATCTTTCCATTATCTGGTTTGTCATCATCGTCTTTGCCACGTTGATGTATATCGTCATGGACGGGTTTGATCTGGGGATCGGTATTCTGTTCCCGGCAACGCAAAACGCCGACGATCGCGACGTGATGGTCAACAGCGTCGCGCCGGTCTGGGACGGCAATGAGACCTGGCTGGTGCTAGGCGGTGCTGCCCTGTTCGGCGCGTTTCCGCTGGCCTATGCGGTGATCGTTGATGCCCTCACTATTCCACTGACGTTAATGCTGATCGGACTTATTTTTCGCGGTGTGGCATTTGAGTTTCGCTTTAAAGCCACGCCGGCCCACCGTCCTTTCTGGGATAAGGCGTTTATTGGCGGTTCCGTTCTGGCGACCTTTACCCAGGGCGTGACGGTGGGTGCCGTCATTAACGGCTTTACCGTGACAGGCAGGGCCTATACCGGCGGCCCCTTTGACTGGTTTACCGCGTTCAGCCTGTTTTGCGGCGCGGGTCTGGTGGTGGCCTACGCGCTGTTAGGCTCGACCTGGCTGGTGATGAAAAGCGAAAACGCACTACAGCAGCGGATGCGTGAGGTGTCGAAAACGCTGTTAATCGTGCTGCTGGCGTTTATCGCGGCGATCAGCCTCTGGACGCCTCTGGCGCACCCGGCCATCGCGGCGCGCTGGTTTACGCTGCCGAATCTGTTTTATCTGCTGCCGGTCCCTGCCCTGGTCGTCATGTTTAGCCTCTACCAGTGGCGCTGCCTGAGTAATCCTGATAGCCATACTCGTCCGTTTATTCTGACGCTGGGGCTGATCTTCCTCGGCTTTAGCGGGCTTGGGATCAGCATCTGGCCGCATATCATACCGCCGTCAATCACCCTGTGGCAGGCCGCCGCCCCGACGCAAAGCCAGGGCTTTATGCTGGTGGGCGCGCTGTTGATCATTCCCGTCATTCTGGTCTACACCTTCTGGAGCTACTACGTCTTTCGCGGCAAAGTTCAGCCTGGGGAGGGTTATCACTGA
- the nifJ gene encoding pyruvate:ferredoxin (flavodoxin) oxidoreductase: protein MQTIDGNGAVASVAFRTSEVIAIYPITPSSTMAEQADAWAGNGLKNVWGDVPRVVEMQSEAGAIATVHGALQTGALSTSFTSSQGLLLMIPTLYKLAGQLTPFVLHVAARTVATHALSIFGDHSDVMAVRQTGCAMLCASSVQEAQDFALISHIATLKSRVPFIHFFDGFRTSHEINKIVPLADETILDLLPQAEIDAHRARALNPEHPVIRGTSANPDTYFQSREATNPWYNAVYDHVEQAMNDFAAATGREYKPFEYYGHPQAERVIVLMGSAIGTCEEVVDELLARGEKVGVLKVRLYRPFSAKHLLAALPESARTVAVLDRTKEPGAHAEPLYLDVMTALAEAFNNGERETLPRVIGGRYGLSSKEFGPDCVLAVFNELREAKPKPRFTVGIYDDVTNLSLPLPENTLPSTAKLEALFYGLGSDGSVSATKNNIKIIGNSTPWYAQGYFVYDSKKAGGLTVSHLRVSEQPIRSAYLISQADFVGCHQLQFIDKYQMAERLKPGGIFLLNTPYSADEVWTRLPQEVQTVLNQKKARFYVVNAAKIARECGLAARINTVMQMAFFHLTNILPGDSALVELQGAIAKSYSSKGQELVERNWQALALARESLFEVPLQPVNDASPNRPPVVSDAAPDFVKTVTAAMLAGLGDALPVSALPPDGTWPMGTTRWEKRNIAEAIPIWKEELCTQCNHCVAACPHSAIRAKVVSPEAMEDAPSSLHSLDVKSRDMRGQKYVLQVAPEDCTGCNLCVEVCPAKDRQNPDIKAINMMSRLEHVEEEKVNYDFFLNLPEIDRSKLERIDIRTSQLITPLFEYSGACSGCGETPYIKLLTQLYGDRMLIANATGCSSIYGGNLPSTPYTTDANGRGPAWANSLFEDNAEFGLGFRLTVDQHRARVMRLLEQFAGLIPAELNAALHADATPEVRREQVAELRHALQGVAGAEQLLTDADALVEKSIWLIGGDGWAYDIGFGGLDHVLSLTENVNILVLDTQCYSNTGGQASKATPLGAVTKFGEHGKRKARKDLGVSMMMYGHVYVAQISLGAQLNQTVKAIQEAEAYPGPSLIIAYSPCEEHGYDLALSHDQMRQLTATGFWPLYRFDPRRADEGKLPLALDSRPPSDALAETLMQEQRFRRLNAQQPEVAEQLWQDAAADLQKRYDFLAQLAGKAEKSTSD, encoded by the coding sequence ATGCAAACTATTGACGGTAATGGTGCAGTTGCCTCAGTCGCGTTTCGCACCAGTGAAGTTATCGCCATCTATCCGATCACGCCAAGCTCTACCATGGCCGAGCAGGCGGATGCCTGGGCGGGGAATGGGTTAAAAAACGTCTGGGGCGATGTTCCGAGAGTGGTTGAAATGCAGTCCGAAGCGGGAGCAATTGCCACGGTCCACGGTGCACTGCAAACCGGCGCGCTCTCCACGTCGTTTACCTCCTCTCAGGGATTGTTGTTAATGATCCCAACGCTGTACAAACTCGCCGGTCAACTGACCCCCTTCGTCCTGCACGTCGCGGCGCGTACTGTGGCCACCCACGCACTCTCTATTTTTGGCGATCACTCCGACGTGATGGCCGTGCGTCAGACCGGCTGTGCGATGCTGTGCGCCAGCAGCGTTCAGGAAGCCCAGGACTTTGCTTTAATTTCGCATATCGCCACGCTTAAAAGCCGCGTTCCGTTTATTCACTTCTTTGATGGTTTCCGTACGTCTCACGAGATCAACAAAATCGTCCCGCTGGCGGACGAGACTATCCTGGATCTGCTGCCGCAGGCGGAAATCGACGCGCATCGCGCCCGCGCCCTGAATCCGGAGCACCCGGTTATCCGCGGGACTTCGGCAAATCCGGATACTTATTTTCAGTCCCGTGAGGCCACAAACCCGTGGTACAACGCGGTTTATGACCATGTCGAGCAGGCAATGAACGACTTTGCCGCCGCAACCGGACGCGAGTACAAACCGTTCGAATACTACGGCCACCCGCAGGCCGAGCGCGTGATTGTGCTGATGGGTTCTGCTATCGGCACCTGTGAAGAGGTCGTTGACGAGCTGCTGGCCCGCGGCGAAAAGGTCGGCGTGCTTAAAGTGCGTCTCTACCGTCCGTTCTCGGCTAAACATCTGCTCGCTGCGCTGCCAGAAAGCGCGCGTACCGTGGCGGTGCTCGATCGAACCAAAGAGCCGGGCGCACACGCGGAACCGCTCTATCTGGACGTGATGACCGCCCTCGCTGAAGCCTTTAATAACGGCGAACGTGAAACGCTACCGCGCGTTATCGGCGGTCGTTATGGCCTGTCTTCCAAAGAGTTTGGGCCGGACTGCGTGCTGGCCGTGTTTAACGAGCTAAGGGAAGCAAAACCCAAGCCGCGCTTTACGGTGGGTATTTATGATGACGTGACAAATCTTTCCCTGCCCTTGCCGGAAAACACCCTGCCCTCGACCGCCAAACTTGAGGCGCTGTTCTACGGTCTGGGCAGCGACGGCAGCGTCTCGGCGACCAAAAACAACATCAAGATCATCGGCAATTCAACGCCGTGGTACGCGCAGGGTTACTTCGTCTACGACTCCAAGAAAGCCGGCGGTCTGACCGTTTCTCACCTGCGCGTCAGCGAGCAGCCTATCCGCTCTGCCTACCTTATTTCTCAGGCCGACTTTGTTGGCTGCCATCAGCTGCAGTTTATCGACAAGTATCAGATGGCCGAGCGCCTGAAGCCCGGCGGTATCTTCCTGCTCAACACGCCTTACAGCGCCGATGAGGTCTGGACGCGCCTGCCGCAGGAAGTACAGACGGTGCTGAACCAGAAAAAAGCCCGTTTCTATGTCGTCAACGCGGCGAAAATTGCCCGCGAATGTGGCCTGGCCGCGCGTATCAATACCGTGATGCAGATGGCCTTCTTCCATCTGACCAATATCCTGCCGGGCGACAGCGCGCTGGTGGAACTGCAAGGGGCCATCGCCAAAAGCTACAGCAGCAAGGGCCAGGAGCTGGTAGAGCGTAACTGGCAGGCTCTGGCGCTGGCGCGCGAGTCACTGTTCGAGGTGCCGCTGCAGCCGGTAAATGACGCCAGCCCGAATCGCCCTCCGGTGGTCTCGGATGCGGCACCTGATTTCGTGAAAACCGTGACGGCCGCGATGCTGGCCGGGCTGGGTGACGCCCTGCCCGTCTCTGCGCTGCCGCCGGACGGAACCTGGCCGATGGGCACCACGCGCTGGGAAAAACGCAACATCGCCGAAGCGATCCCCATCTGGAAAGAAGAGCTCTGTACCCAGTGCAACCACTGCGTCGCGGCCTGCCCGCACTCGGCCATTCGGGCCAAAGTGGTGTCGCCGGAAGCGATGGAAGATGCCCCGTCCAGCCTGCACTCGCTGGATGTAAAATCCCGCGACATGCGCGGCCAGAAATACGTTCTGCAGGTCGCACCGGAGGACTGCACCGGGTGTAACCTGTGCGTTGAGGTCTGCCCGGCGAAAGACAGGCAGAACCCGGACATCAAGGCCATCAATATGATGTCGCGTCTTGAGCACGTTGAAGAAGAAAAAGTGAACTATGACTTCTTCCTGAACCTGCCGGAAATCGACCGCAGCAAGCTGGAGCGCATTGATATTCGTACGTCGCAGCTGATTACGCCGCTGTTCGAGTACTCCGGTGCCTGCTCCGGCTGCGGCGAAACGCCGTATATTAAGCTGCTTACCCAGCTGTACGGCGACCGGATGTTGATTGCCAATGCCACCGGCTGCTCATCGATCTACGGCGGTAATTTACCGTCCACGCCTTACACCACCGATGCGAATGGGCGCGGTCCGGCATGGGCAAACTCTCTGTTCGAAGATAACGCCGAGTTTGGCCTGGGCTTCCGCCTGACGGTTGACCAGCACCGCGCGCGCGTGATGCGCCTGCTGGAGCAGTTTGCCGGGCTGATCCCTGCCGAGCTCAATGCCGCACTACACGCTGACGCCACGCCCGAGGTGCGCCGCGAGCAAGTGGCCGAGCTGCGTCACGCCCTTCAGGGGGTGGCCGGGGCTGAACAGCTTCTGACCGACGCTGATGCCCTGGTCGAAAAATCGATCTGGCTGATTGGCGGCGACGGCTGGGCTTACGACATCGGCTTTGGCGGGCTGGATCACGTATTGAGCCTGACCGAAAACGTCAACATTCTGGTCCTGGATACGCAGTGTTATTCCAATACCGGTGGTCAGGCGTCGAAAGCCACGCCGCTGGGCGCCGTCACGAAATTCGGTGAGCACGGTAAACGCAAGGCGCGTAAGGATCTGGGCGTGAGCATGATGATGTACGGCCACGTTTACGTCGCGCAAATCTCGCTGGGCGCGCAGCTTAACCAGACGGTGAAAGCGATCCAGGAAGCGGAAGCGTATCCGGGTCCGTCGCTGATAATTGCCTACAGCCCGTGCGAAGAGCATGGCTACGACCTGGCCCTCAGCCACGATCAGATGCGTCAACTGACGGCCACCGGCTTCTGGCCGCTCTACCGGTTCGATCCGCGTCGTGCAGATGAGGGGAAATTACCGCTGGCGCTGGATTCGCGTCCGCCGTCCGATGCCCTGGCAGAGACGCTAATGCAGGAGCAGCGCTTCCGCCGCCTGAATGCGCAGCAGCCTGAGGTGGCAGAGCAGCTCTGGCAAGACGCCGCCGCGGATCTGCAAAAACGGTATGACTTCCTGGCGCAGCTGGCAGGAAAAGCCGAAAAATCCACCAGCGACTAA
- a CDS encoding DUF333 domain-containing protein, producing the protein MRSAFWVGCAALLLSACSSEPVQQATAAHVAPGMKAAMSSSGQANCAMIGGSLSVARQLDGSAIGMCALPNGKRCSEQSLAVGSCGSY; encoded by the coding sequence ATGCGTTCAGCATTTTGGGTAGGGTGTGCCGCGTTATTGTTGTCGGCATGCAGCAGTGAACCTGTTCAGCAGGCCACGGCGGCCCACGTGGCGCCGGGAATGAAAGCGGCAATGTCCAGTTCAGGCCAAGCCAACTGTGCCATGATTGGCGGCTCGCTGTCCGTTGCCCGCCAGCTTGATGGTTCGGCGATCGGGATGTGCGCCTTGCCAAACGGCAAACGCTGCAGTGAACAGTCGCTTGCCGTTGGAAGCTGCGGTAGCTACTGA
- a CDS encoding cytochrome ubiquinol oxidase subunit I produces the protein MFGLDAFHLARIQFAFTVSFHIIFPAITIGLASYLAVLEGLWLKTKNPVWRSLYHFWSKIFAVNFGMGVVSGLVMAYQFGTNWSGFSQFAGSITGPLLTYEVLTAFFLEAGFLGVMLFGWNKVGPGLHFFSTCMVALGTIISTFWILSSNSWMQTPQGYEIVNGQVVPVDWFAVVFNPSFPYRLLHMSIAAFLSSALFVGASAAWHLLRGNNTPAIRAMFSMALWMTLVVAPLQALVGDMHGLNTLKHQPAKIAAIEGHWENPPGEPTPLLLFGWPDMEQERTRFGLAIPALGSLILTHSLDKQVPALKEFPKEDRPNSTIVFWSFRIMAGLGMLMLLLGVAALWLRYKKRVYSSRPFLWFALLMGPSGLIAILAGWVTTEVGRQPWVVYGLQRTKDAVSAHGDLHMSVSLLAFFVVYTSVFGVGYSYMVRLIRKGPQPYESFATEADGRPTRPLSAVTTEQKEQP, from the coding sequence ATGTTTGGTTTAGATGCTTTTCACCTTGCACGGATACAGTTTGCCTTCACCGTATCCTTTCACATTATTTTCCCGGCCATCACCATCGGCCTGGCAAGCTATCTTGCCGTGCTCGAAGGGCTGTGGCTGAAAACAAAAAATCCGGTCTGGCGCTCGCTGTACCATTTCTGGTCGAAGATTTTCGCCGTCAACTTTGGCATGGGCGTGGTCTCCGGGCTGGTGATGGCCTACCAGTTTGGCACCAACTGGAGCGGCTTTTCACAGTTTGCGGGCAGCATTACCGGCCCGCTGCTGACCTATGAAGTGCTTACCGCCTTCTTCCTCGAAGCCGGGTTCCTCGGCGTGATGCTGTTCGGCTGGAATAAAGTGGGGCCAGGTCTGCACTTCTTCTCCACCTGCATGGTGGCGCTGGGCACCATTATCTCCACCTTCTGGATCCTCTCCTCGAACAGCTGGATGCAGACCCCGCAGGGCTACGAGATCGTCAATGGTCAGGTCGTGCCGGTGGACTGGTTCGCCGTGGTATTTAACCCCTCCTTCCCCTACCGCCTGCTGCATATGTCGATTGCTGCATTCCTGAGTAGCGCCCTGTTTGTCGGTGCATCCGCGGCATGGCACCTGCTGCGCGGGAATAATACCCCCGCCATCCGGGCGATGTTTTCGATGGCGCTGTGGATGACGCTGGTTGTCGCCCCCCTCCAGGCCCTGGTTGGCGATATGCACGGGTTGAACACCTTAAAGCACCAGCCCGCCAAGATTGCCGCCATTGAAGGCCATTGGGAAAACCCGCCGGGCGAGCCTACCCCCCTGCTGCTGTTTGGCTGGCCGGATATGGAGCAGGAGCGCACTCGCTTTGGACTGGCGATCCCGGCGCTGGGTAGTCTTATCCTGACGCACAGCCTGGATAAACAGGTCCCTGCGCTCAAAGAGTTTCCAAAGGAGGATCGCCCTAATTCCACCATCGTTTTCTGGTCGTTCCGCATTATGGCGGGCTTAGGGATGCTGATGCTGCTGCTTGGGGTAGCGGCGCTCTGGCTGCGTTATAAAAAGCGGGTTTATTCTTCACGTCCGTTCCTGTGGTTTGCGCTGCTGATGGGACCATCCGGGCTGATTGCCATTCTGGCCGGATGGGTCACCACCGAAGTGGGCCGCCAGCCGTGGGTGGTTTATGGGCTTCAGCGAACGAAGGATGCGGTTTCTGCCCATGGCGATCTGCATATGAGCGTGAGCCTGCTGGCCTTCTTCGTCGTCTACACCTCGGTATTCGGCGTGGGCTACAGCTATATGGTGCGCCTCATCCGAAAAGGGCCACAGCCGTATGAATCATTCGCCACCGAGGCCGACGGACGCCCGACGCGCCCGCTTTCTGCCGTCACAACTGAACAGAAGGAGCAGCCATAA